The following are from one region of the Silene latifolia isolate original U9 population chromosome 9, ASM4854445v1, whole genome shotgun sequence genome:
- the LOC141600279 gene encoding protein involved in starch initiation 1 has translation MGFSSSFCPHIPPSYAYSDHYFKLCSIGVHVRRKTLPYVTINTRFHHGINSVLGAINYRIDSNEAPEPARALLERLFMQTQKLEEQMNGKTHILGNVRSDFDLETLESDLPAALEALRKKEEDLQEADRMVKLENTELNLAREKLEQREKKIEVACSKQEELEEELRQANLKVVSQTRHIEDLKLGLNQRNQEITMAKFEVSSKEDEIDKMKRIITQKNDEVAKAYADLESKSQLLNEVHEVVRKQERELQLLQNDLHEKELALEKLLVRQKIEEEKVKMVEGKLEKQTMEWLVTQEELNTLREYASKHIGESKETMEDFQRVKTLLIDVRSELVLSRQSLVTSRERMEERELLLEKHLLELDEKKEAVISYMNSLKSAHLEVESERAKLRVVEAQNKELELELSLKRDLIHELQEDLDKEKRCLEKAMLELSSLKEDILKKNSEFEETRNLLKLKENELVEARLEIQHLKAEHQSLQLVLQERDLEHVNARKRLDEVNREVIELKALLNGKEEQLMLTTDMLREKESYAQVIEDELNHAKIKAAEVATVVGRIVNLTKEPVISTEEVDLSSLMGPSEDYKWRKKQLEAELELTRENLRTKETELLVAQRQAEIKDEELKIILQNLEKKDRELIELKEETLRNDRIKELGIEKLQLEAAQLEVEAATSALHKLVDMSRQLLNKATLCIDTDLDVNVSTSDGVGLKSCMAESVLYGDKSESNMNVVGNSEYLTEVKSEVSRLSDLTTRLVQEAGFGT, from the exons ATGGGTTTCTCATCCTCTTTCTGCCCACATATTCCACCTTCTTATGCTTATTCTGACCACTATTTCAAG CTCTGCTCCATTGGGGTCCATGTGAGGCGCAAGACATTACCGTACGTGACCATTAACACAAGATTTCATCATGGTATCAATTCAGTCCTGGGAGCTATTAATTATAGAATTGACAGCAATGAGGCACCTGAACCTGCAAGGGCTCTCCTCGAGAGACTATTTATGCAGACACAAAAGCTGGAAGAACAGATGAACGGAAAAACCCATATTCTCGGAAATGTTCGATCTGACTTTGACCTTGAAACTCTTGAATCTGATCTTCCGGCTGCTTTAGAAGCCTTAAGGAAGAAAGAGGAGGATCTTCAAGAGGCAGACCGAATGGTAAAACTAGAGAACACTGAATTGAACCTAGCTAGAGAGAAACTCGAGCAACGAgagaagaaaattgaagttgcTTGTTCCAAGCAGGAGGAGTTGGAGGAGGAGCTACGACAGGCGAATTTGAAAGTGGTTTCTCAAACTAGGCATATAGAAGATCTTAAGTTGGGACTTAATCAAAGAAATCAAGAAATCACCATGGCAAAGTTTGAGGTGTCTTCAAAAGAAGATGAAATCGACAAAATGAAACGTATAATAACACAGAAGAATGATGAGGTTGCTAAGGCGTATGCCGACCTTGAATCCAAGTCCCAGCTCTTAAATGAAGTTCATGAAGTAGTGAGGAAGCAGGAACGTGAACTTCAATTATTACAAAATGATCTCCATGAAAAAGAGTTAGCGCTTGAAAAATTGCTGGTTAGACAAAAGATTGAAGAGGAGAAAGTAAAAATGGTGGAGGGTAAATTGGAGAAGCAGACAATGGAGTGGTTGGTGACACAAGAAGAGCTTAATACGCTTAGGGAGTACGCTTCCAAGCACATAGGAGAAAGTAAGGAAACAATGGAAGATTTTCAAAGGGTGAAAACGTTGCTCATTGATGTAAGGTCAGAGTTGGTTCTATCCCGACAATCTTTGGTCACCTCAAGGGAAAGAATGGAGGAACGGGAGCTTCTTCTTGAAAAGCACTTATTAGAACTTGATGAAAAGAAGGAAGCTGTTATATCTTACATGAATAGTCTTAAAAGCGCACATCTGGAAGTGGAAAGTGAGAGAGCAAAGCTTAGAGTTGTAGAGGCTCAGAACAAGGAACTTGAGTTGGAGTTATctttaaagagagatttgattcaTGAGTTGCAAGAAGACTTGGATAAAGAAAAGCGTTGTTTGGAAAAAGCAATGCTTGAACTTTCTTCACTTAAAGAGGACATATTAAAGAAGAACAGTGAATTTGAAGAAACAAGGAATCTCTTGAAGCTTAAGGAGAATGAACTAGTTGAGGCTCGATTGGAAATCCAACATTTGAAAGCTGAACATCAGTCCCTTCAGCTTGTATTACAAGAGAGGGATTTGGAGCACGTTAATGCGAGGAAGAGATTGGATGAAGTGAATCGTGAAGTCATTGAGCTTAAGGCCCTTCTTAATGGCAAGGAAGAGCAGCTTATGTTAACTACTGACATGCTTAGAGAAAAAGAGAGTTATGCTCAGGTGATAGAAGATGAACTAAATCATGCTAAGATTAAGGCTGCTGAAGTTGCAACTGTGGTTGGAAGAATTGTGAACCTTACAAAAGAACCGGTCatttccactgaggaggttgaccTTTCATCCCTTATGGGTCCCAGCGAAGATTATAAGTGGCGTAAGAAACAGCTGGAAGCTGAACTTGAGCTGACCCGAGAGAATCTAAGGACTAAGGAGACCGAGCTTTTGGTTGCACAAAGACAAGCAGAAATCAAAGACGAGGAGCTGAAAATAATTCTTCAAAACCTAGAAAAGAAAGACAGAGAATTGATAGAACTAAAGGAGGAGACACTTAGAAATGATCGTATAAAGGAGTTGGGTATTGAGAAGCTTCAGTTGGAAGCTGCTCAGCTTGAGGTTGAGGCGGCGACTAGTGCTCTACATAAACTTGTAGACATGAGTAGACAACTTCTAAACAAAGCTACCTTGTGCATCGACACTGATCTCGATGTCAATGTGTCTACGAGCGATGGGGTTGGTTTGAAGTCGTGCATGGCTGAAAGCGTCTTGTATGGAGACAAGTCGGAGTCAAATATGAACGTGGTGGGGAATAGTGAATACCTGACAGAAGTTAAATCTGAAGTCTCCCGCCTTTCAGATTTAACCACAAGGCTAGTCCAAGAAGCCGGTTTTGGAACATAG
- the LOC141600282 gene encoding uncharacterized protein LOC141600282: protein MPLLNIKYYFHALAEWRSPVCAILIQFAVSFIRTFMLLLGVSFQLLPPTPWSPFSCHIIFSSSYLLRYNLLYLLIYCSSEHTSSSTFRFLSSIIPSPNCLRLACKTISNSVKVNIAPSLTPSFSSHQENDCQLIWDIGLQDEKYGSTMQQAAEIDRWIQQVSNVEKLFHKLFLFRSVRSEVDDVSVRLDFHLRKLNFVS from the exons ATGCCCCTGCTGAATATAAAATACTACTTTCATGCCCTTGCTGAGTGGCGTTCACCAGTTTGCGCCATCTTAATCCAATTTGCTGTGTCATTTATTAGAACCTTCATGCTCTTGCTTGGTGTCAGCTTCCAGTTATTGCCACCTACACCATGGTCTCCATTTAGCTGCCACATCATTTTTTCCTCTTCTTATCTACTGCGATATAACCTTCTTTACCTTCTCATTTACTGCTCTTCCGAACATACCTCCTCATCTACCTTTCGTTTCCTTTCATCAATCATTCCGTCGCCGAACTGTCTTCGATTAGCCTGTAAAACTATATCCAACTCAGTCAAG GTTAACATAGCTCCATCTCTTACACCATCTTTCTCATCTCACCAAGAAAACGATTGTCAACTCATCTG GGATATTGGTTTGCAGGATGAAAAGTATGGGAGTACTATGCAGCAG GCTGCCGAAATTGATAGATGGATTCAGCAAGTATCTAATGTTGAGAAGCTTTTTCACAAACTCTTTCTTTTCCGATCAGTTCGTTCAGAAGTTGATGATGTCTCCGTTAGGTTGGACTTTCATCTACGAAAACTGAATTTCGTTTCCTGA
- the LOC141601987 gene encoding protein FAR1-RELATED SEQUENCE 5-like: protein MSDLDSTESWEDFGENPIDYNPLFETTINFETRDDAFNWAQKIAFENGFALVKANNGAKNRKKNGLLASYFRCKRHGKPKETDDLEKPRRSQKCSCKFRIRAVQNFVSKNDKETMVWNILTSEGGGLHNHNVAVYKDGDRHFAGLDAEEKAYVRQQTLAGVQPRDIKNGLHLRSPDKPQPSSTQSYNETRKIKKEEMGERNTAQQMLALAVAAKYVHFYEISSEESKELTHIFMAHPEAIKLFRAYPYVVLMDSTYKTNIYQNPLIEMVGVTPTGSSFLIACAMIPKENDVNYQWLLRKLAAILDATGVASPICICHRPGIGFDQRS from the exons atgtCGGATCTCGATTCAACG GAATCGTGGGAGGATTTTGGCGAGAATCCAAttgattacaacccgttgttcgaGACTACTATAAATTTCGAAACGCGTGACGATGCTTTCAATTGGGCTCAGAAAATCGCATTCGAGAATGGGtttgctttggttaaagcaaataaCGGAGCTAAAAATAGGAAAAAGAACGGGTTGTTGGCAAGTTATTTTCGATGTAAAAGACATGGTAAACCAAAAGAAACGGACGATCTTGAAAAGCCAAGGAGGTCGCAGAAGTGTTCATGCAAGTTTCGTATTCGTGCCGTTCAAAATTTCGTGTCTAAAAATGATAAAGAGACGATGGTGTGGAACATTCTAACCTCCGAGGGTGGTGGACTACACAACCACAACGTAGCCGTTTATAAGGACGGGGATCGGCACTTTGCGGGATTGGACGCGGAAGAGAAGGCATATGTTAGGCAACAAACATTGGCCGGGGTTCAACCGAGGGATATTAAAAATGGTCTTCATTTGAGATCCCCCGATAAACCTCAACCGTCAAGCACCCAATCGTATAATGAAACAAGGAAAATTAAGAAAGAAGAAATGGGTGAAAGAAACACCGCTCAGCAAATGTTGGCTCTAGCGGTGGCAGCGAAATACGTCCACTTCTACGAGATTTCTTCCGAGGAGTCAAAAGAGTTGACTCACATTTTCATGGCTCATCctgaagcgattaagttgttcCGGGCTTATCCTTATGTGGTCCTCATGGATTCGACTTATAAAACCAACATTTACCAGAATCCACTCATTGAGATGGTTGGTGTGACACCCACGGGATCGTCCTTCTTAATTGCATGTGCGATGATTCCTAAGGAGAATGACGTGAATTACCAGTGGCTGTTGAGAAAGTTAGCTGCGATTTTAGATGCCACCGGAGTTGCGTCCCCTATTTGTATTTGTCACCGACCGGGAATTGGGTTTGATCAGCGCTCTTGA